Below is a genomic region from Xylophilus sp. GW821-FHT01B05.
TTGCACGCCCGGCGCGCCCTGCTGCAGCGTGGCCTGGGTGATGCCGAACTCCACGTGGCGGTAGCGCGGCGCCGCCGGCGTGGCGGGCCGGTCCAGGGTGTTTGTCTCGCTCATGGGTTTCCTTCCTTTGGTGCGGCTGATGGACTCAGCTCTTGGCGACCTTGGCGGCCTTGCCATCCAGGAAGGCGCGCACGCGCTCCTTGGCTTCGGGGGCGCTCTGGGCAATGGCGGCCATCAGCGCTTCGGTGAAGAAGCCTTGGTCGGCTGGCTGCTCGGCAATGCGGGGCAGGGCGTGCATCAGCGCGTAGTTGGTGAGCGGTGCGTTCTCGGCCACGCGCGCAGCCAGTTCCAGCGCCTTGTCAAAGGCCGTGCCCTCGGGCACCAGGTACTGGGCAAAGCCGGCACGCTCGCCGTCTTCTGCGTTGTAGACGCGGCCGGTCAGCATCATGTCGGTCATGCGCGCCGCGCCGATCAGCTTGGGGATGCGCACCGAGCCGCCACCGCCCACGAAGATGCCGCGCGAGCCCTCGGGCAGCGCGTAGAAGGTGCTGCTGTCGGCCACGCGGATGTGGCAGGCGCTGGCCAGCTCCAACCCGCCGCCCACCACCGCGCCATGCAGCGCCGCAATCACCGGCACCGGGCCAAACTGCACCCGCTCCAGCGCGGCGTGCCACATGCGCGAATGGTGCAGGCCGGCGCCGGCGTCGCGCTCTTTCAGCTCCGACAGATCCAGGCCGGCGCAGAAGTGCGGGCCTTCGCCGTCGATCACGGCGGCGCGCACGGTGTCAGGCAAATGGTCGAAGGTGTCGCGCAGCGCCAGGATCACGCCATCAGACAGCGCATTGCGCTTGGCCGGGCGCGCCAGCCGCACGATGGCGACCGGGCCGCGCAGCTCCAGCTGGACGAAGGAAGAAGAAGCGTTGGAAGATGTCATGGAGATATTTGCCAAATGAGTGGATTATTGTTATAAAAAATAACTAGTTCAACGGGGTGAACCCATCTTGTTGCACAGTATTTACCCTGAGAAAGCATTGCGCTGGAGACACCCATGGACCACGAAAACCTGATCGCCATAGACATCCACACCCACGCCGAAGTGAGCTGCTGGAACCCCTTCGACAACTACGGCGAGGAGTACGACCGCGCGGCGGATAAGTACTTCAAAAATGGCCGCCGCCCGACCATCCAGGAGACCATCGACTACTACCGCAAGATCAAGATCGGCCTGGTGATGTTCACCGTGGATGCCGAGTCAAAACTCGGCCGCCGCCGCATCCCCAACGAAGAGATCGCCGAGGCCGCGCAGAAGAACAGCGACATGATGATGTGCTTCGCCAGCATCGACCCGCACAAGGGCAAGATGGGCGCGCGCGAGGCCGAGCGGCTTATAAAAGAGCACGGCGTGAAGGGCTTCAAGTTCCATCCCACGGTGCAGGGCTTTCACCCCTACGACAAGATGGCCTGGCCGATCTACGAGGTGATCAACGAACACAAGTTGCCGGCGATTTTTCACACCGGCCACAGCGGCATCGGCAGCGGCATGCGCTGCGGCGGCGGCCTGCGGCTGGAGTACAGCAACCCCATGCATCTGGACGACGTGGCGGTGGACTTCCCCGACATGCAGATCGTCATGGCCCACCCCAGCTTCCCCTGGCAGGACGAGG
It encodes:
- a CDS encoding crotonase/enoyl-CoA hydratase family protein → MTSSNASSSFVQLELRGPVAIVRLARPAKRNALSDGVILALRDTFDHLPDTVRAAVIDGEGPHFCAGLDLSELKERDAGAGLHHSRMWHAALERVQFGPVPVIAALHGAVVGGGLELASACHIRVADSSTFYALPEGSRGIFVGGGGSVRIPKLIGAARMTDMMLTGRVYNAEDGERAGFAQYLVPEGTAFDKALELAARVAENAPLTNYALMHALPRIAEQPADQGFFTEALMAAIAQSAPEAKERVRAFLDGKAAKVAKS
- a CDS encoding amidohydrolase family protein, producing MDHENLIAIDIHTHAEVSCWNPFDNYGEEYDRAADKYFKNGRRPTIQETIDYYRKIKIGLVMFTVDAESKLGRRRIPNEEIAEAAQKNSDMMMCFASIDPHKGKMGAREAERLIKEHGVKGFKFHPTVQGFHPYDKMAWPIYEVINEHKLPAIFHTGHSGIGSGMRCGGGLRLEYSNPMHLDDVAVDFPDMQIVMAHPSFPWQDEALSVATHKPNVWIDLSGWSPKYFPKQLVQYANTLLKDRILFGSDYPLITPERWMKDFEEAGFKPEVMPGILKGNAVRLLGL